One part of the Bombus terrestris chromosome 13, iyBomTerr1.2, whole genome shotgun sequence genome encodes these proteins:
- the LOC100644074 gene encoding uncharacterized protein LOC100644074: protein MRPGGFLLLHLLLLCIFFLASEARLGQQAADDDDDDDDDDWDDEDDEDDDTDEQSYQTKPEVDDDGRIYKNPRNSPSAACPRNEGQAELFGQKCLRKCSTDEDCKSKKKKCRCDGVCGMSCIKPERECPALSDIQHGVKSETGRFFGDQVHYTCDPDYFTVGVTERTCRADGKWTGTTPSCKKDVSSFCSQPPKVKNARHNALSEQTTFDLDNEVQYFCDHGYTTTGIRKARCLLMEGIASWFGPDITCEPQKCGPPADIANGGYAGECYTYDCSVSYHCMDGYELVGKAEKLCLADGTWTPKESPQCVQVTTVQCPKPENPVSGNAVYTSYAYNSIVSYECKYGYTVVGATTRRCGADRKWTGKTPTCQEINCGSPGVLYNGWIENIEAGTGLGASIIFRCNDHMKLEGNTSSVCQIDGKWRYPLPQCLAPCVVPQIENGNITVASHDRDHINNVTVVEHGERLLVFCEENYEFAANNTPVVCNNGTWSIVPSCSPARCKQLPKSPKNGMVIAPKTDHGMKAIFKCKDGFELVKNGPDNITRSVKCQYGNWIGDIPHCMQVFCPFPGFIENGKVFLMGNMGVYDYRPYVKKVVNNKQIMYDCDKGYVLDDGPTGATCVGGSWSPKELPKCIPGQHPRLRWSRRRRSVNEEDLTMNYRKFIEFFRKIGKKLLHLEMNKSKEHSKHKIEAKNSNSSHHDNSTEALSWKKHPGHGNRSRLREEKMIDFLKIVYRKLQRMDARQSNNSTNGSMHDLLNAMSKNFFHVDLSESRKNNSGKGRSEFEIRNQREFIKLKREFERIMRFYNKSMRWNEKQNRKDSKKKGQSHGEKGKKSKDKKKHRKNYYKGFYEFVNSYVTEKLSMLEARNATEELIKNMKIDKFTVRNGTTFTVGEMYAFFKHIIEAKLNNTEDTTQGEPSTTVSSFFTSTTAAIGSGNSSNSTVTTSSTSTTSGTTTTLATPREIEARDNRSSTMASNESSMLDNEIPAKEGVPKHRSKRIRNASEDSGPPRQKRRLLSLNELLIANKKSTNNIAGSSSWRSEKQWATKRFRAYDDEKTRLFTFKELEAQQQSRSKRFLPPSELDNQIFLKNLYLHAYEDEYRANVKRSIVQGNHTNEQQPTVYRRRKGNLGAYEIK, encoded by the exons ATGAGACCCGGCGGCTTCCTTTTGTTGCATCTTCTACTTTTGTGTATCTTTTTCCTCGCGTCGGAAGCGAGACTCGGACAACAAGCGgctgacgacgacgacgacgacgacgacgatgattgggacgacgaggacgacgaggacgacgacacCGACGAGCAGAGTTATCAAACGAAACCGGAGGTGGACGATGACGGACGCATATACAAGAACCCGAGGAATTCCCCGTCGGCGGCGTGTCCAAGAAACGAGGGACAGGCGGAATTGTTCGGCCAGAAGTGTCTGCGAAAGTGTTCTACCGATGAAGATTGCaagagcaagaagaagaagTGCAGATGCGACGGTGTTTGCGGGATGTCTTGCATCAAGCCTGAGAGAGAATGCCCGGCGCTGAGCGATATTCAGCACGGTGTGAAGTCGGAGACTGGAAGATTTTTCGGCGATCAAGTCCATTACACTTGTGATCCTGATTATTTCACCGTCGGTGTTACCGAGAGAACGTGCAGGGCCGACGGTAAATGGACCGGCACGACGCCTTCCTGCAAGAAGGATGTCAGTTCCTTCTGTTCTCAGCCGCCTAAGGTGAAAAACGCGCGACACAACGCGCTCTCTGAACAGACCACTTTCGACTTGGACAACGAAGTTCAGTACTTTTGCGACCATGGTTACACGACTACCGGTATCAGAAAGGCAAGGTGCCTGTTGATGGAAGGTATTGCTAGCTGGTTCGGACCTGACATCACCTGTGAGCCGCAGAAATGTGGACCTCCCGCGGATATTGCGAACGGCGGGTACGCCG GCGAATGTTATACGTACGATTGCAGTGTGTCGTATCATTGTATGGATGGCTACGAATTAGTTGGCAAAGCGGAGAAGCTATGCTTGGCAGATGGTACATGGACTCCTAAAGAATCACCACAATGTGTGCAA GTTACAACGGTGCAATGCCCGAAACCGGAGAATCCAGTGAGCGGGAACGCGGTGTACACTTCGTATGCATACAATTCCATCGTGTCGTACGAATGCAAGTATGGATACACAGTGGTCGGCGCGACGACCAGGCGTTGCGGGGCAGATAGAAAATGGACCGGAAAGACACCTACCTGCCAGGAGATTAATTGCGGTTCACCTGGTGTTCTGTACAACGGTTGGATTGAGAATATCGAGGCGG GTACCGGTCTGGGTGCCAGCATAATTTTCCGCTGCAACGACCACATGAAGCTCGAGGGAAATACCTCGTCGGTTTGTCAGATCGACGGAAAGTGGCGTTATCCATTGCCGCAGTGTCTTGCACCTTGCGTCGTGCCTCAAATAGAAAACGGTAACATCACGGTGGCCAGTCACGATAGGGATCACATCAACAACGTGACTGTGGTCGAGCATGGCGAGAGATTGCTTGTTTTTTGCGAAGAAAATTATGAATTCGCGGCGAACAACACACCCGTGGTTTGTAATAATGGCACGTGGTCCATCGTGCCCAGTTGCTCGCCAGCCAGGTGCAAACAATTGCCTAAATCGCCCAAAAATGGGATGGTGATAGCACCCAAAACCGATCACGGAATGAAAGCGATATTCAAATGCAAAGATGGCTTTGAACTTGTCAAAAATGGACCAGACAACATTACGAGGTCGGTGAAATGTCAATATGGAAATTGGATCGGAGACATTCCTCACTGCATGCAAGTGTTTTGTCCTTTTCCTGGTTTCATCGAGAATGGAAAGGTCTTCTTGATGGGCAACATGGGAGTCTATGATTATAGGCCGTATGTGAAGAAGGTTGTGAATAACAAGCAGATTATGTATGATTGTGACAAAGGATACGTTCTGGATGATGGACCCACTGGAGCAACTTGTGTTGGAGGAAGCTGGAGCCCTAAGGAACTGCCCAAGTGCATTCCTGGACAGCACCCTAGGCTCAGATGGAGCAGACGTCGAAGATCTGTGAATGAGGAAGATCTTACTATGAATTACAG AAAATTCATCGAGTTCTTCCGCAAGATCGGCAAGAAGTTGCTGCATCTCGAGATGAACAAGAGCAAAGAGCACTCGAAGCATAAGATCGAGGCGAAGAACTCGAACTCCAGCCACCACGACAACAGCACTGAAGCTTTATCGTGGAAGAAGCATCCAGGCCATGGAAACAGATCGCGTCTTCGCGAGGAGAAGATGATCGACTTTCTCAAAATCGTCTATCGTAAGCTCCAACGCATGGACGCCAGACAATCTAACAATTCCACCAACGGCAGTATGCACGATCTTCTAAACGCTATGAGTAAAAACTTCTTCCACGTAGATTTATCCGAATCTCGGAAGAATAATTCCGGCAAAGGTCGTTcggaatttgaaattcgaaaccAGAGAGAATTCATCAAACTTAAACGAGAGTTCGAGAGGATCATGCGATTTTATAATAAGTCAATGCGTTGGAACGAGAAGCAGAATCGAAAGGATTCCAAGAAGAAAGGCCAATCTCACGGAGAAAAGGGGAAGAAATCAAAGGACAAGAAGAAGCAtcgtaaaaattattacaaaggaTTCTACGAATTCGTGAACAGTTACGTAACCGAAAAACTGTCTATGTTGGAGGCCCGGAACGCCACCGAGGAGCTGATCAAAAACATGAAGATCGATAAGTTCACCGTGCGAAACGGCACAACGTTCACAGTAGGTGAGATGTACGCGTTCTTCAAACATATCATAGAGGCTAAATTAAACAACACGGAGGACACGACGCAGGGGGAACCGTCGACAACGGTGTCTTCGTTTTTCACGAGCACGACCGCCGCCATTGGCAGCGGGAACAGTAGCAACAGTACGGTGACGACGTCGAGCACGTCGACGACAAGCGGCACGACTACGACGCTGGCGACGCCGAGGGAGATCGAGGCGCGCGATAATCGATCTTCGACGATGGCCAGTAACGAGTCTTCGATGCTGGACAACGAGATTCCAGCCAAAGAAGGAGTGCCAAAGCACCGCAGCAAGCGAATACGAAACGCATCCGAGGACAGTGGTCCTCCGCGTCAGAAGAGGAGGCTGCTGTCCCTGAACGAGCTGCTGATAGCCAACAAGAAGAGCACCAACAACATTGCCGGCTCGTCGTCGTGGAGGAGCGAGAAACAGTGGGCTACAAAGAGGTTCAGGGCCTACGACGACGAGAAGACCAGGCTGTTTACGTTCAAAGAGCTCGAGGCTCAACAACAAAGTCGCTCTAAACGATTCCTGCCACCGTCTGAGCTGGATAAtcaaatctttttaaaaaatttatatctacACGCGTACGAAGACGAATATCGGGCGAACGTGAAACGTTCGATCGTTCAAGGAAATCATACGAACGAGCAGCAGCCGACTGTGTACAGGAGGCGTAAGGGCAACCTGGGCGCGTACGAGATCAAGTGA